A genomic segment from Octopus sinensis linkage group LG4, ASM634580v1, whole genome shotgun sequence encodes:
- the LOC115210531 gene encoding general transcription factor II-I repeat domain-containing protein 2-like, translating to MCPENVDLFSAISLSANTVARRVEHIERNIKSQLKDKASKFVCFSFALDESIDVSDTSQLLLFIRGINANFEITEELVSVNSMHGTTTGIDIFREVEKSVAEYNLEWKKLKCITTDGGRNMCGTKKGLFGQINKVIENSGGLKPLVLHCILHQQALCGKHLDLSSVLDPVISTVNYIRSHGLKHRQFRDFLEEMNAEFPDLPYYTSVRWLSYGKILARLFELRTEIEIFLNEKNHSQVLLKDSEWLWKLAFSADLTMHLNDFNLRIQGETSLICDLYSKVKAFRKKLILFESQLTRSCFTHFSRCDKYRQEAATPFPNLFAQDVILALKQQFEERFSDLDACSSNLRIFENPFNSVIGDLPSELQMEVIDLQSNDILKDKYKEGNLIEFYKCLPSDQFLHLRRFACEFISVFGTTYLCEKTFSKMKYTKSCYRSQLSDEHLNALLVIGTTHFEPQLDKILSEMKQFHVSPIDQS from the coding sequence ATGTGTCCAGAAAACGTAGATTTATTTTCCGCAATTAGTCTTTCTGCGAACACTGTTGCTCGTAGGGTTgaacatattgaaagaaatattaaatcacagCTAAaagacaaagccagcaagtttgtaTGCTTTTCTTTTGCACTTGATGAGTCAATTGATGTATCAGACACATCCCAATTGTTATTGTTCATCAGAGGAATAAATGCCAATTTTGAGATTACTGAGGAACTTGTATCTGTGAACAGCATGCATGGAACAACAACAGgcatagatatttttagagaagtGGAAAAGTCAGTGGCTGAGTATAATTTGGAATGGAAAAAACTAAAATGCATAACAACAGATGGTGGCAGAAATATGTGTGGAACCAAAAAGGGCTTATTTGGGCAAATTAACAAAGTAATTGAGAATTCCGGTGGATTGAAACCTTTGGTATTGCATTGTATTCTTCATCAGCAAGCACTGTGTGGAAAGCATCTTGATTTATCATCTGTATTAGATCCTGTGATTTCCACTGTTAACTACATAAGATCTCATGGACTCAAACATCGCCAATTTCGTGATTTCTTGGAGGAAATGAATGCTGAGTTTCCAGACCTACCTTACTATACTTCAGTAAGATGGCTTAGCTATGGAAAAATTCTGGCTAGATTGTTTGAGCTTCgaactgaaattgaaatatttttaaatgagaaaaaccaTTCACAGGTGTTGCTCAAAGACAGTGAATGGCTCTGGAAATTAGCATTTTCAGCCGATTTAACTATGCATCTCAATGATTTCAACCTACGGATACAAGGTGAAACTTCACTCATCTGTGATTTGTACTCAAAGGTGAAAGCTTTTCGTAAGAAATTAATACTATTTGAAAGTCAGTTAACAAGAAGCTGCTTTACTCATTTTTCACGATGTGACAAATATAGACAGGAAGCTGCCACTCCATTTCCAAACTTGTTTGCTCAAGATGTCATTTTAGCTTTGAAACAACAGTTTGAAGAACGTTTTTCTGATCTTGATGCATGTTCTTCAAAtctaagaatttttgaaaatccaTTTAACTCTGTTATTGGAGACTTACCTTCTGAGTTACAAATGGAAGTTATTGATTTGCAATCCAATGACATCCTGAAGGACAAATATAAAGAGGGAAATTTGATTGAATTCTACAAATGCCTTCCATCCgaccaatttcttcatttaaggAGGTTTGCCTGTgaattcatttcagtttttgGCACCACGTATTTGTGTGAGAAGACTTTTTCAAAGATGAAATACACAAAATCCTGCTACAGATCACAATTGTCTGATGAACATTTAAATGCATTGCTTGTTATTGGAACCACTCATTTTGAACCTCAGTTGGATAAAATTTTGtcagaaatgaaacaatttcatgTTTCTCCTATTGatcaaagttaa